A stretch of the Clostridium fungisolvens genome encodes the following:
- the udk gene encoding uridine kinase translates to MSKPILIGITGGTGSGKSTIAKEIYNKFDQTCIAMIEQDSYYKDQSYLSMEDRQKTNYDHPDAFDNSLLVEHLKALVEGKSIEKPKYDFSIHNRVSETTTVDSKDIIIVEGILVLEDSRIRDLLDIKIYVDTDSDVRIIRRLQRDITERKRTVESVINQYLSVVRPMHLQFTEPTKRYADLIIPEGGHNKVAIDIMVAKIKQILLE, encoded by the coding sequence ATGTCAAAACCGATTTTGATAGGAATTACCGGAGGAACTGGTTCGGGGAAAAGTACTATTGCTAAAGAAATATATAACAAGTTTGATCAAACTTGTATTGCAATGATAGAACAAGACTCATATTATAAGGATCAAAGTTATCTTTCTATGGAAGATAGACAAAAAACTAACTATGATCATCCGGATGCTTTTGATAATTCTTTATTAGTTGAACATTTAAAAGCTTTAGTAGAAGGAAAGAGTATAGAGAAACCTAAATATGATTTCTCAATTCACAATAGAGTATCGGAAACTACTACTGTGGACTCAAAAGATATAATAATTGTCGAAGGAATATTAGTTTTAGAAGATAGTAGAATAAGAGATCTTTTAGACATTAAAATATATGTAGATACTGATTCGGATGTTAGGATAATACGTAGATTACAAAGGGATATAACTGAAAGAAAGAGAACAGTGGAATCAGTTATAAACCAATATCTAAGTGTAGTAAGACCTATGCATTTACAATTTACTGAACCTACAAAAAGATATGCTGACCTGATAATTCCAGAAGGTGGACATAATAAGGTAGCAATAGATATAATGGTAGCAAAAATTAAGCAAATTCTACTTGAATAG